The following coding sequences are from one Schizosaccharomyces osmophilus chromosome 1, complete sequence window:
- the rrp46 gene encoding exosome subunit Rrp46, whose amino-acid sequence MNRIGFLSQSDGSSEWKQGSTRVICNVNGPIEIKIRDEKLNKASVEVLVQPMNGASETLERMLSNRISSLLEDAIYLTTYPRTLIQVSIQVVEGNSRDTLAAAINGATLALLDAGISLKYLPCAITCHWKDPLGLKEAKNVTAEEPTEMMHSIITLAYSVTTGEKKLILVETSGTIPDEEFFLVLDKSPVHADQITQEMKTLFMNAYNREVSVGDNKEQGEDDVEMKE is encoded by the exons ATGAATAGAATTGGGTTTTTATCACAGTCAGACGGATCCAGTGAATGGAAACAAG GATCTACTCGTGTCATTTGTAATGTGAATGGTCCAATTGAGATTAAAATTCGTGATGAGAAACTAAACAAGGCTTCTGTGGAGGTTTTGGTTCAACCCATGAATGGAGCTTCTGAAACACTCGAAAGGATGCTTTCCAATAGAATATCTAGTCTTTTAGAAGATGCCATCTATTTAACCACTTATCCTAGGACATTGATTCAGGTGTCCATACAGGTGGTGGAAGGAAATTCACGGGATACACTTGCAGCTGCAATCAATGGAGCTACACTGGCACTGTTGGATGCCGGTATTTCCCTAAAATACCTTCCATGTGCGATTACATGCCACTGGAAAGATCCCTTAGGTTTGAAGGAGGCTAAGAATGTGACCGCAGAAGAACCAACAGAGATGATGCATTCCATTATCACCTTGGCTTACAGTGTGACGACGGgagagaaaaaattaattctCGTTGAAACTTCCGGAACAATTCCTGATGAAgagttctttttggttttagaCAAGTCGCCTGTTCATGCTGATCAGATCACTCAGGAGATGAAGACGCTGTTCATGAATGCTTACAACAGAGAAGTATCCGTTGGCGACAACAAGGAACAAGGGGAAGACGACGtggaaatgaaagaataa
- the afg1 gene encoding AFG1 family mitochondrial ATPase/chaperone Afg1 → MVFLRPSFFFKIQRGMFMSIPRQHTVVRHLSSKSPKEAYELKVKEGKWRPDPHQEKAVFAVNRLYHDLQSYNQPPVPKESFYLPSRGNEGSTWLSRFRSTLSKCASSFKPSSFIAPQIPRGIYLYGDVGCGKTALMDLFYTNLPSNVTRSKRIHFHAFMLHIHQSAHQLKQVYGYGVDTIEYLSAQLASKCTVLCFDELQVTDVAGALILRRLFECLQKYGVVIFITSNRAPDDLYKNGIQRESFIPCIHLLNESLNVMCLDSPNDYRRLQTQTDDVYLYPAKDTKVRQKVQNFFERYGDLHADPTHEVQLEVFGRTILVPKVSKDTAWFTFRELCGEPKSAADYISLANRFKVFIISDIPQLSIEAKDLIRRFINFIDAAYDARAKIILSADVSVDLIYPTPEGYKHLQTTKNYSESIENSMIAPESNYHGDFGGVEEVFAFSRCLSRLAEMRRSDWLQP, encoded by the coding sequence atggtttttctccggccttcttttttcttcaaaattcaGCGCGGCATGTTCATGTCGATACCGCGACAGCATACAGTTGTTCGTCATTTGTCCTCTAAAAGTCCAAAAGAAGCTTATGAGCTCAAAgttaaagaaggaaagtGGAGGCCTGATCCACACCAAGAAAAGGCGGTTTTCGCTGTCAATCGTTTGTATCATGACTTACAATCGTACAATCAACCCCCCGTACCCAAAGAAAGTTTCTATTTGCCCTCCCGAGGCAATGAAGGATCTACGTGGCTTTCCAGATTTCGCTCTACGCTAAGCAAGTGTGCTTCCAGCTTTAAACCATCATCTTTCATAGCTCCCCAAATACCTAGAGGCATCTATCTATATGGTGATGTTGGATGCGGGAAGACTGCGTTAATGGACTTGTTTTATACTAATTTACCTTCCAATGTTACTCGTTCAAAGCGCATCCACTTTCATGCTTTCATGCTCCATATCCATCAGTCGGCACACCAGTTGAAACAAGTGTACGGCTATGGCGTCGATACCATCGAGTATCTCAGTGCTCAGCTTGCAAGCAAATGTACAGTTTTATGCTTTGATGAGCTTCAGGTAACAGATGTAGCGGGTGCTCTCATCCTTCGAAGATTGTTTGAATGCTTACAAAAGTATGGTGTCGTTATCTTCATAACATCAAACCGAGCTCCAGATGACTTGTACAAAAATGGAATCCAAAGGGAGAGCTTCATTCCTTGTATCCATCTACTGAATGAAAGTTTAAACGTAATGTGCCTAGATAGTCCCAACGATTATCGACGTCTCCAAACTCAAACCGATGATGTTTATCTGTATCCAGCTAAAGATACAAAAGTCAGACAGAAAGtgcaaaatttttttgaaagatatgGTGACCTTCATGCAGATCCCACTCACGAGGTACAATTAGAggtttttggaagaacaaTTCTTGTTCCAAAAGTTAGTAAAGACACAGCTTGGTTTACTTTCAGGGAACTTTGTGGAGAACCCAAAAGTGCAGCTGATTATATTTCACTAGCAAATCGCTTTAAGgtatttattatttctgATATCCCCCAACTCTCTATTGAAGCAAAAGACCTTATTCGAAGATTTATCAATTTTATTGATGCCGCTTACGATGCTCGTGCCAAGATTATATTATCTGCTGACGTTTCCGTAGATCTAATTTACCCTACACCAGAAGGATACAAGCACTTgcaaacaacaaagaaCTATAGCGAGAGTATTGAAAATTCAATGATAGCCCCTGAATCCAATTATCATGGTGATTTTGGAGGAGTGGAAGAGGTTTTCGCTTTTTCGCGTTGTCTCAGCCGACTTGCAGAAATGCGTAGGAGCGATTGGTTACAACCATGA